In Bacillus sp. DX3.1, the following proteins share a genomic window:
- a CDS encoding DUF3894 domain-containing protein, with translation MYLNPRLSYMQFFIGFLFIVTFILATFHICSFLLSIAFIALLNFTFVIGAFQQKHYTSFVMALAMGFSFSIVALVLLIK, from the coding sequence ATGTATTTGAATCCAAGGCTTTCTTATATGCAATTTTTCATCGGCTTTCTATTCATTGTAACGTTCATATTGGCAACCTTTCATATATGTTCTTTTCTCTTGTCTATCGCATTTATTGCACTTCTTAATTTTACTTTTGTAATAGGAGCTTTTCAGCAAAAGCATTACACTAGTTTTGTCATGGCACTTGCAATGGGATTTTCTTTTAGTATTGTAGCTCTTGTACTCCTAATTAAATAA
- a CDS encoding BrxA/BrxB family bacilliredoxin, whose translation MNFNFFMNDVVRQAREEIVSAGYTELTTPEAVDESLQQKGTTLVMVNSVCGCAGGIARPAAAHSVHYDKRPDHLVTVFAGQDKEATARAREYFEGYPPSSPSFALLKDGKIVTMVERHEIEGHEPMQVISKLQSYFEENCEEL comes from the coding sequence ATGAACTTTAACTTTTTTATGAATGATGTTGTCCGTCAAGCGCGTGAAGAAATCGTATCCGCTGGCTATACAGAATTAACAACCCCAGAAGCGGTTGATGAATCATTACAGCAAAAAGGTACAACACTTGTGATGGTAAACTCAGTATGCGGTTGTGCAGGTGGAATTGCACGTCCAGCTGCAGCACATTCCGTACATTATGATAAACGACCAGATCATCTTGTAACTGTATTTGCAGGACAAGATAAAGAGGCAACAGCACGTGCACGTGAATATTTTGAGGGGTATCCACCATCCTCGCCGTCTTTCGCGTTATTAAAAGATGGAAAGATCGTAACGATGGTAGAACGCCATGAAATTGAAGGTCATGAGCCGATGCAAGTGATCTCAAAATTACAATCTTACTTTGAAGAGAATTGTGAAGAACTGTAA
- a CDS encoding GNAT family protein, with translation MMKIYETERLQLREIDESYTEQVLQYYDKNREFLKAWEEYRPDDFFTMDYQKKRLQKDRKEFIEGKIIRLWIFKKDDDTNIIGCISFNLIVRGIYQSCVLSYKLDKEELNKGYTTEALRKAIDVAFQEFQLHRIEAPIMPRNLASIQVVTKIGFQYEGVSRKMLMVNGIWEDHMRWVLLNE, from the coding sequence ATGATGAAAATATACGAAACAGAACGTTTACAATTGAGAGAAATCGATGAGTCGTATACAGAACAAGTTCTTCAATATTACGACAAAAATCGCGAGTTTTTAAAAGCGTGGGAAGAATACCGACCAGATGATTTTTTTACAATGGATTATCAAAAGAAACGATTGCAAAAAGATAGAAAAGAGTTTATAGAAGGGAAAATTATTCGATTATGGATTTTTAAAAAAGACGATGATACGAATATCATTGGTTGTATTTCTTTCAATTTAATTGTACGTGGGATTTATCAGTCTTGCGTTCTTAGTTATAAATTAGACAAAGAGGAATTGAATAAAGGGTATACGACAGAAGCGCTTAGAAAAGCAATTGATGTTGCTTTTCAAGAATTTCAGTTACATCGGATAGAAGCGCCGATTATGCCTCGTAATTTAGCGTCGATACAAGTCGTAACGAAGATTGGTTTTCAATATGAAGGTGTATCACGGAAAATGCTAATGGTGAATGGAATTTGGGAAGACCATATGCGCTGGGTGCTTTTAAATGAGTAG
- a CDS encoding NUDIX hydrolase: MGYVEELRKVVGHRPLILVGAVVLVLNENGHVLLQQRTEPYGKWGLLGGLMELGESPEETACREVYEEAGIHVRNLKLINVYSGANYFIKLANGDEFQSVTTAYYTDEYEGKFSVNKEEAVELKFFPITELPKYIVGSHKKMIEAYVEIVKNT, from the coding sequence ATGGGATATGTAGAAGAGTTACGAAAAGTAGTTGGTCATCGCCCTTTAATTTTAGTCGGTGCTGTTGTTCTTGTATTGAACGAAAATGGACATGTTTTATTGCAGCAAAGGACGGAACCGTATGGGAAATGGGGCTTGCTTGGTGGCTTAATGGAACTTGGAGAATCCCCAGAAGAAACAGCGTGTCGGGAAGTGTATGAAGAAGCGGGGATTCATGTAAGAAACTTGAAGCTCATCAATGTATATTCTGGAGCTAACTATTTTATAAAATTAGCAAATGGTGATGAGTTTCAATCTGTCACGACGGCATATTATACAGACGAGTATGAAGGTAAGTTTTCTGTAAATAAAGAGGAGGCTGTCGAGCTGAAATTCTTTCCAATTACAGAGTTACCGAAGTATATTGTAGGATCACATAAAAAAATGATTGAAGCCTATGTCGAAATCGTAAAAAATACGTAA
- a CDS encoding amino acid ABC transporter ATP-binding protein, whose translation MIKIENLHKSFGQNEVLKGITTTIKKGEVVAIVGPSGSGKSTFLRCMNVLETPTSGQIWIHDEEVTNPKTNIMNVRQHVGMVFQHFHLFPHMTVLENITYAPVNVKGIEKQEGEKKAKELLEKVGLLDKKDAYPNRLSGGQKQRVAIARALAMEPEVMLFDEPTSALDPEMVKEVLEVMKSLVTTGMTMAIVTHEMGFAKEVADRVLFLDGGKLVEDANPEQFFTAPESKRAQEFLQKIL comes from the coding sequence GTGATTAAAATAGAAAACCTTCATAAATCATTTGGACAAAACGAAGTATTAAAAGGAATTACAACAACGATCAAAAAAGGTGAGGTTGTAGCGATTGTTGGACCATCTGGATCAGGGAAATCAACATTTTTACGTTGTATGAATGTATTAGAAACACCGACAAGTGGTCAAATTTGGATTCATGATGAAGAAGTGACAAATCCAAAAACAAATATTATGAATGTGCGTCAACATGTTGGGATGGTGTTTCAACACTTTCACTTATTTCCTCATATGACTGTATTAGAAAATATTACGTATGCACCAGTAAATGTTAAAGGGATAGAAAAACAAGAAGGCGAGAAAAAAGCAAAAGAACTTCTTGAAAAAGTAGGGTTACTTGATAAAAAAGATGCTTATCCGAATCGTCTTTCTGGCGGACAAAAACAGCGTGTAGCGATTGCTAGAGCACTTGCGATGGAACCAGAAGTGATGTTATTTGATGAACCAACGTCTGCACTTGACCCAGAAATGGTAAAAGAAGTACTAGAGGTAATGAAATCGTTAGTAACAACGGGTATGACGATGGCAATTGTCACACATGAGATGGGCTTTGCAAAAGAAGTAGCAGATCGTGTACTCTTCTTAGATGGTGGAAAGCTCGTTGAAGATGCAAACCCAGAGCAATTTTTTACGGCACCAGAAAGCAAGCGGGCACAAGAATTTTTACAAAAAATATTGTAA
- a CDS encoding tripeptidase T: protein MINQERLVNEFMELVQVDSETKYEAEICKVLTEKFTALGVEVFEDDTMGVTGHGAGNLICTLPATKEGVDTIYFTSHMDTVVPGKGIKPSIKDGYIVSDGTTILGSDDKAGLASMFEAIRVLKEKNIPHGKIEFIITVGEESGLVGAKALDRERITAKYGYALDSNGKVGEIVVAAPTQAKVNAIIRGKTAHAGVAPEKGVSAITIAAKAIAKMPLGRIDSETTANIGRFEGGTQTNIVCDHVTIFAEARSLVDEKMQEQVRKMKEAFETTAKEMGGQADVEVKVMYPGFKFADGDHVVEVAKRAAEKIGRTPSLHQSGGGSDANVIAGHGIPTVNLAVGYEEIHTTNEKIPVEELAKTAELVVAIIEEVAK from the coding sequence ATGATTAATCAAGAACGTTTAGTAAATGAATTTATGGAGCTGGTGCAAGTAGATTCTGAAACGAAATATGAAGCGGAAATTTGTAAAGTGTTAACAGAGAAATTTACTGCTTTAGGTGTTGAAGTATTTGAAGATGACACAATGGGTGTGACTGGACATGGTGCTGGTAACTTAATTTGTACTCTACCAGCAACGAAAGAAGGAGTAGATACAATCTATTTTACTTCTCATATGGATACAGTAGTTCCTGGTAAAGGAATTAAGCCTTCTATTAAAGATGGTTATATTGTATCGGATGGTACTACAATTTTAGGATCAGATGATAAAGCTGGATTAGCATCTATGTTTGAAGCAATCCGCGTTTTAAAAGAAAAAAATATTCCTCATGGAAAAATTGAATTTATTATTACAGTTGGTGAAGAATCTGGTCTTGTTGGTGCAAAAGCATTAGACCGTGAACGTATTACAGCGAAATATGGCTATGCTTTAGATAGCAATGGAAAAGTTGGCGAAATCGTAGTTGCAGCACCAACACAAGCAAAAGTGAATGCAATTATTCGCGGTAAAACAGCTCACGCTGGTGTAGCGCCAGAAAAAGGTGTATCCGCAATTACAATTGCAGCAAAAGCAATTGCAAAAATGCCACTTGGTCGTATTGATTCTGAAACAACTGCAAATATTGGTCGCTTTGAAGGTGGTACACAAACAAATATCGTTTGTGACCATGTAACAATCTTTGCAGAAGCTCGTTCTTTAGTAGATGAAAAAATGCAAGAGCAAGTTCGCAAAATGAAAGAAGCATTTGAAACGACTGCAAAAGAAATGGGCGGACAAGCAGATGTAGAAGTAAAAGTAATGTATCCTGGGTTCAAATTTGCTGATGGTGATCATGTTGTAGAAGTGGCAAAACGTGCTGCTGAAAAAATTGGTCGTACACCTTCTCTTCACCAAAGCGGTGGCGGAAGTGATGCGAACGTAATTGCGGGCCATGGTATTCCAACAGTAAACTTAGCAGTTGGTTATGAAGAAATTCATACAACAAATGAAAAAATTCCTGTTGAAGAATTAGCAAAAACAGCTGAATTGGTTGTTGCAATTATTGAAGAAGTAGCGAAGTAA
- a CDS encoding YjdF family protein, producing MKLTVYHDGQYFVGVIENEDNGKLYATQYMFGTEPSDEEILLFVNDTLLPYFNRFARCGVDIKEKKRSKSIKRIIRQAAKEMKTTRFTKAQEAISLSYEVHKQEKQAQSKEHREAEKQRKRLMKVQKAKQKHRGH from the coding sequence ATGAAATTGACAGTTTATCATGATGGTCAGTATTTTGTAGGGGTGATTGAAAACGAAGACAATGGGAAACTGTATGCAACGCAGTACATGTTTGGTACTGAACCATCTGATGAAGAAATACTTTTGTTTGTAAATGATACGTTATTACCATACTTTAATCGCTTTGCTAGATGTGGTGTAGACATCAAAGAGAAAAAACGTTCGAAAAGTATAAAGCGTATCATTCGCCAAGCGGCAAAAGAAATGAAAACAACACGTTTTACGAAAGCTCAAGAGGCAATTAGTTTATCGTACGAAGTGCATAAACAAGAAAAACAAGCGCAATCTAAAGAGCATCGTGAAGCAGAAAAACAGAGAAAACGTTTGATGAAAGTGCAAAAAGCGAAGCAAAAGCATCGTGGACATTAA
- a CDS encoding aromatic acid exporter family protein: MFKIGYRTVKTAVGTGLAVFIAQLLGLEFYSSAGILVILCVQNTKRKSLQASLHRFLACVLSMAFSFCIFETIGYTPLAISLLLLTFIPTAVMFKIQEGIVTSSVIVMHLYSLKHITWSAIGNEIAILTIGISVALLVNVYMPSAEKKLRGYQKKIESNFKTILFEMAVYLRNRDSTWSGKELIETEEMLKEAKELSFKKLENQFMREDDYYYRYFDMRMQQFEILERIMPLAASLSWSYEQAGMIAEVIENVGNSIRPESTGLISLRQLQEMREIFREMPLPETREEFEMRAKLVQLVYEMEQYLLIKSRFKGKDNVKELI, from the coding sequence ATGTTTAAAATCGGATATCGTACAGTTAAAACAGCAGTTGGAACAGGTTTAGCAGTTTTTATCGCTCAGCTTTTAGGATTAGAATTTTATAGCTCTGCTGGAATTCTTGTCATTTTGTGTGTACAAAATACGAAGCGAAAATCGCTCCAAGCGTCATTGCATCGCTTTTTGGCTTGTGTCTTATCGATGGCTTTCTCATTTTGTATTTTTGAAACAATCGGTTATACGCCGCTCGCCATTAGTTTGTTACTTCTTACATTTATCCCGACAGCTGTCATGTTTAAAATTCAAGAAGGTATCGTTACAAGTTCAGTTATTGTGATGCATTTGTATTCGTTAAAGCATATTACATGGTCAGCGATTGGGAATGAAATAGCGATTTTAACAATCGGAATTAGTGTGGCATTGTTAGTGAACGTCTACATGCCAAGTGCTGAAAAGAAATTAAGAGGGTATCAGAAAAAAATAGAATCTAATTTTAAAACCATTTTATTTGAGATGGCAGTATATTTACGAAATCGTGATAGTACTTGGAGTGGGAAAGAATTAATTGAAACAGAGGAAATGTTGAAAGAGGCAAAAGAATTATCTTTTAAAAAACTTGAGAATCAATTTATGCGTGAAGATGACTACTATTATCGATATTTTGATATGCGTATGCAGCAATTTGAAATTTTAGAACGAATCATGCCACTTGCGGCGTCCTTATCATGGTCATATGAGCAAGCTGGTATGATTGCAGAAGTGATTGAAAATGTTGGGAACTCTATTCGTCCCGAAAGTACAGGTTTAATCTCGCTTAGACAATTACAGGAGATGAGAGAGATTTTTCGGGAAATGCCACTTCCAGAGACACGTGAAGAATTTGAAATGCGGGCGAAGCTTGTTCAACTTGTTTATGAAATGGAACAATATTTACTCATTAAAAGTCGGTTTAAAGGGAAGGATAACGTAAAAGAACTTATATAG
- the prli42 gene encoding stressosome-associated protein Prli42: MNKKAQKVMIYVMLISMLVTTLLTGASMFW; this comes from the coding sequence ATGAACAAAAAAGCTCAAAAAGTTATGATTTACGTTATGTTAATTTCCATGCTTGTAACAACATTACTTACTGGCGCAAGTATGTTTTGGTAA
- a CDS encoding FtsW/RodA/SpoVE family cell cycle protein — translation MKRSTEFLKSLDVKLILILCVLCVTSLVAIYSSQQTGQYGNSNFAMKQGVNYLIGIVLLLLVASIDLDQMQKLAWPFYIVGFASIIILKILPVSNFTPEILGAKRWFRFPVLGAIQPSEFFKIALLILVASLAVKHNEKYMVRTFQTDLILVGKIILVSIPPALFVYSQPDTGMVFLYGSAIACILFMSGIQKKLIAICTVVPLTILSTLIFLFLQYPSIIFDKLIPLLKPHQQSRILGWLAPFDYADQGYQTQQSILAVGSGGMNGKGLGYGNVYIPEKHTDFIFATIAEEGGFLIAAFIVLMFLLLIYRTILIGYAADNLFGTLLCAGAIGILTLQIFQNIGMIVGLMPVKGIALPFLSYGGSSLFSNMMLMGLILSVRKTYKKYMFSVN, via the coding sequence ATGAAGAGAAGTACCGAGTTTCTAAAGAGTTTAGATGTGAAGTTAATTTTAATCCTGTGTGTTTTATGTGTAACTAGTTTAGTTGCCATATATAGCAGTCAGCAAACAGGACAATATGGAAATTCGAACTTTGCTATGAAGCAAGGGGTGAACTATTTAATAGGCATTGTACTGTTACTGCTCGTTGCAAGTATTGATTTAGATCAAATGCAAAAACTAGCTTGGCCATTTTATATTGTTGGCTTTGCCTCTATTATCATACTGAAAATATTGCCAGTTTCAAATTTTACACCTGAAATCTTAGGTGCAAAAAGATGGTTTAGATTTCCTGTTTTAGGGGCGATACAGCCATCGGAGTTCTTTAAAATTGCATTGCTTATTTTAGTTGCTAGTCTAGCAGTGAAGCATAATGAAAAATATATGGTACGAACATTTCAAACGGATTTGATATTGGTGGGTAAAATCATTTTAGTATCGATTCCGCCTGCGTTGTTTGTATATAGTCAACCTGATACAGGAATGGTTTTCTTATACGGTTCAGCCATTGCATGTATTCTTTTTATGTCAGGCATTCAGAAGAAACTGATTGCAATATGTACAGTGGTTCCATTAACCATTTTGTCTACGTTAATATTTCTATTTCTGCAATATCCAAGTATTATTTTTGATAAATTGATTCCTTTGTTAAAGCCACATCAACAATCACGAATTTTAGGGTGGTTAGCACCTTTTGATTACGCTGATCAAGGATATCAAACGCAGCAATCGATTTTAGCAGTAGGTAGTGGAGGCATGAATGGAAAAGGTTTAGGATATGGAAACGTCTATATTCCAGAAAAGCATACGGATTTCATTTTCGCTACGATTGCTGAAGAAGGCGGATTTTTAATAGCAGCTTTCATTGTGTTGATGTTTCTACTTCTTATTTATCGTACAATTCTCATTGGATATGCAGCAGATAACCTGTTTGGCACATTATTATGTGCGGGAGCAATCGGTATTTTAACCCTGCAAATCTTCCAAAATATCGGTATGATTGTTGGATTAATGCCAGTAAAAGGAATTGCTCTTCCATTTTTATCATATGGAGGAAGTTCCTTGTTCTCTAATATGATGTTAATGGGGCTTATATTATCGGTACGAAAGACATACAAAAAGTATATGTTTTCAGTGAATTAA
- a CDS encoding YetF domain-containing protein → MHMHIFEGAHHISNVEWVFRAVLAYIFLIIVAKAMGQRSIAQLRFLDVVLVLLLGGNISNALSDEKVGLLGSMITTFVLVVLHILSSILMLKWDRWRRFLEPAPIILIHNGSVDFNNLKKARITVEYLFSELRLQNITDVQTIKFALWEASGVVSAFQYPQYETVSRLDMKVTGTQASVTFILVKNGEIQKDALALLGKTEQWVRVQLSTKVPIHSIQLATIDENEQINIVVNDSSLTL, encoded by the coding sequence ATGCATATGCATATTTTTGAAGGGGCACATCATATTTCTAATGTAGAGTGGGTATTTCGTGCTGTATTGGCATATATCTTTTTAATTATTGTTGCCAAGGCAATGGGACAACGCTCTATTGCCCAGCTTCGTTTTTTAGATGTTGTATTAGTTTTATTGCTAGGTGGAAATATTTCAAATGCACTGTCAGATGAAAAGGTAGGTTTGCTTGGCTCGATGATTACAACATTTGTTCTTGTAGTTCTTCATATCCTAAGCTCTATTTTGATGTTAAAATGGGATCGGTGGAGACGCTTTTTAGAGCCTGCACCCATTATCCTTATACATAATGGTTCTGTTGATTTTAATAATTTAAAGAAAGCCCGCATTACGGTAGAATATTTGTTTTCAGAGCTGCGTTTACAAAACATTACTGATGTTCAAACGATAAAATTTGCATTATGGGAAGCAAGTGGAGTTGTTTCCGCATTTCAGTATCCACAATATGAAACAGTTTCTCGGCTAGATATGAAAGTAACTGGAACACAAGCATCTGTTACATTTATTCTTGTGAAGAATGGAGAGATTCAAAAGGATGCTCTAGCCTTATTAGGGAAAACAGAACAATGGGTAAGAGTACAATTATCGACGAAAGTACCGATTCACTCTATTCAATTAGCAACGATAGATGAGAATGAACAAATTAATATAGTGGTGAATGACTCCTCCTTAACACTCTAA
- a CDS encoding L,D-transpeptidase, giving the protein MSYLLSLLLCISLSPIWPLGDNPRAGDPFIIVNKQTNKLAYIDDGKIQKVFPVATGKTNDLTPEGTFDIILKAKNPYYIAKNIPGGSPKNPLGSRWMGFNARGTDGSKYGIHGTNQPSSIGKYISQGCIRMKKQDVEYLFDRIPIGTKVSVVKSKKSFQQLAKEKGAIAYEKVNNISWLFLSLLVPIQKGG; this is encoded by the coding sequence ATGTCGTATCTTCTGTCCTTACTCTTATGTATTTCTCTTTCACCGATTTGGCCTCTTGGCGATAACCCGCGTGCTGGAGACCCGTTTATTATTGTGAATAAGCAGACAAATAAGCTTGCTTATATTGATGATGGGAAAATTCAAAAGGTATTTCCTGTGGCAACAGGGAAGACGAATGATTTAACACCTGAGGGTACGTTCGATATCATCTTGAAAGCGAAAAATCCCTATTATATTGCTAAAAATATTCCTGGTGGTTCACCAAAAAATCCTCTTGGTTCAAGGTGGATGGGATTTAATGCGCGAGGTACAGATGGTAGTAAGTATGGTATTCATGGTACAAATCAGCCAAGTTCAATTGGAAAATATATTTCACAAGGCTGTATTCGGATGAAAAAACAAGATGTGGAATATTTATTTGATCGCATTCCAATTGGAACAAAAGTATCGGTTGTAAAATCGAAAAAGTCATTTCAACAACTTGCAAAAGAAAAAGGAGCAATTGCTTATGAAAAGGTCAACAATATAAGTTGGCTTTTTCTTTCTCTTTTAGTGCCTATTCAAAAAGGAGGATAA
- a CDS encoding transporter substrate-binding domain-containing protein: MKKLLSISFALILIVSMFSACSKEETKEANTNKKVLVMGTSADYKPYEYVEASKSDAIIGFDVDIAKYIGKELGYEIKVKDMDFGGLLASLSSGKVDFVMAGMTPTPDRKENADFTDIYFVAKNMIVSKKDSGIKSLQDLKDKKVGVQTGSIQEEKAEEFKKQVNFQAEGRDRIPEVVQEIQAGRFDAAILEDTVAKNYLEKMKDLQGIEIKEAPEEVGAAIALPKNSDKTAEFNKVIKKMQENGEMDKLVKKWFGSGK; this comes from the coding sequence ATGAAGAAGTTATTATCGATTTCATTTGCACTAATTTTAATCGTAAGCATGTTTAGTGCTTGTAGTAAGGAAGAAACAAAAGAAGCGAATACAAATAAAAAAGTACTTGTTATGGGGACTTCAGCAGACTATAAACCTTATGAATATGTGGAAGCTTCAAAAAGTGATGCGATTATCGGTTTTGATGTAGATATTGCAAAGTATATTGGAAAAGAGCTTGGCTATGAAATAAAAGTGAAAGATATGGATTTTGGAGGATTACTAGCATCTCTTAGTTCAGGAAAAGTTGATTTTGTAATGGCGGGTATGACTCCAACTCCAGATCGTAAGGAAAATGCTGATTTTACAGATATTTATTTTGTTGCTAAAAACATGATTGTTTCAAAAAAGGATTCTGGTATTAAGTCATTACAAGATTTGAAAGATAAAAAAGTAGGGGTACAAACGGGATCTATTCAAGAAGAGAAGGCAGAGGAATTTAAAAAACAAGTAAACTTCCAAGCAGAAGGTCGTGACCGTATACCAGAAGTTGTACAAGAAATTCAAGCAGGGCGTTTTGACGCTGCTATTTTAGAAGATACAGTTGCTAAAAATTATTTAGAAAAAATGAAAGATTTACAAGGGATTGAAATCAAGGAAGCTCCAGAAGAAGTAGGAGCAGCAATTGCCCTTCCGAAAAATAGTGATAAAACAGCAGAATTTAATAAAGTAATTAAGAAAATGCAAGAGAATGGTGAAATGGATAAATTAGTGAAGAAATGGTTTGGCAGCGGAAAGTAA
- a CDS encoding amino acid ABC transporter permease produces MNLDFSAITPSIPYILKGLEVTLKIVAVSALVGFVLGTLLALCKIARVRVLNIAADLYTSIFRGTPLVLQLMIIYFGVPQMIGYDIPAFLAAVLAFSLNSGAYMSEVIRAGIQAVDKGQTEAAMALGVPYGKMMRNIILPQALKNILPALVNEFATLTKESAVVTVIGATDLMRRAYIVGGETFKYLEPLLFVGLVYYILVIILTVVGKAIEGRMKKSD; encoded by the coding sequence ATGAACCTAGATTTTTCGGCAATTACTCCGTCGATACCATATATATTAAAGGGCCTAGAAGTTACACTGAAAATTGTAGCAGTATCTGCTTTAGTTGGTTTTGTATTAGGAACGTTATTAGCACTTTGCAAAATTGCTAGAGTAAGAGTTTTAAATATCGCTGCTGATTTATATACGTCGATATTTCGTGGCACGCCACTTGTCTTGCAATTAATGATTATTTATTTCGGTGTTCCGCAAATGATTGGATATGATATACCAGCATTTTTAGCAGCAGTACTTGCATTTAGTTTAAATTCGGGTGCATATATGTCAGAGGTAATTCGTGCAGGTATTCAAGCTGTTGATAAAGGACAGACAGAAGCTGCGATGGCGTTAGGTGTTCCATATGGAAAAATGATGAGAAATATTATTTTACCACAGGCATTAAAAAATATATTACCAGCGCTTGTGAATGAATTTGCAACACTTACGAAAGAATCGGCTGTAGTGACAGTAATTGGTGCGACAGACTTAATGCGCCGTGCATATATTGTAGGCGGTGAAACATTTAAGTATCTTGAACCGTTACTATTTGTCGGACTTGTTTACTATATTCTAGTGATTATTCTTACAGTTGTCGGGAAAGCGATTGAAGGGAGAATGAAGAAAAGTGATTAA